The genomic interval actgtgggaggaaacccacacagacacggggagaacacaccaactcctcacagacagtcacccggagtgggaatcgaacccacaacctccaggtccctgtagctgtgtgactgtgacactacctgctgcgctaccgtgccgccctgatcaGCAACCAGTTATCCTTAaaactacggttactcattgagcccagcccatgagtaacCAAACCAACCACTAGCTcgtcacaggggtcatcaggtaggcacctcctctcATTGAATTAAGTCCACAACACCTCCATAAGTAATAGTGGAATATCCCATGGCAACCATAGCTCCTTTGCCTTATACTTATCTGTATACACACCATTGAAATGCTCCTCTAATTCCCTCTTTCCAACTTTGAAACTCCCAGATTTTTCCTTACCAAATAAAGGtcttaacaaaattaaaataattcccAAAGGAAACCACGTGGCATATTCCTTCTTTTTCCTCAAGTTCTCTGCTCTTCTTAATGCTGTCAGCCTACCCTTCAGCTCTTTCTGTAGTATTTAAAtatcaattttttttcctcttccattGCTTGCCTCCACTGCTTTCTAAGAGCATTTAACTCCAGAATTAGTTTATGTAGTTCTACTTGCCGCCTCGACTTCACTCTTAACCTTTATTAGTCGAGTGTGATGTTATGATGGTGAACACTCAAATACATCAATGATGTACACTGACACTGAATGCAAGAATGATTCTGGAACTGGGAGTGAAGGACAGTAAGCTGCAACAGAGCAGTATGGGGAAAATGACAAACAAATATTGAtacttgttttaaaaaaagaagcttTTTAACTGTGTTGGGGCTGAGGCAATTCCTTTTCTTTGATACAATCTAACCAGCCTTAGAGAATACCCTTTCACATAGCACTGAGGAGTCCAGAGTATATAAAAATGTCAGTGCTAGCTGATATAAATAGGAAGAAAAACCCACAGAGTGCCGCAAGGCTCAAATCATCTTTATGCGGTAGCGACACTCAAAATGAAACGTGTCCCACAGAATCCGAGCCCTTGTTTGTCACCAATCACTTGATTTTTACTGTAACGATACAAGCCTCGAACTGGGGCTTCACGTGGCATGCTCCTTTTTTGCATGATACAGGCTCCAATGCCTTGCTTCAAATGTCATATGTGGTCAAGTCCTCCCACAGCCCCCCATTGAAGACAGCACAGTGTATATTTGCAAACACATCAAGACAAAGGACCATGATTTTTACATTCCTACTCTATAGCAACTGACAGACTATCCTGGAAGGCACAAAGAAAGCTAATCATTGTCTAGCTGATGGCACTCAGCTGAAGTTCTTTGCTGGCTACAACACTGATATGATGCAGGAATGTCAGGCCTCTTGGTTTACGCTGTCATTGGATAGTCACAAaacataattttatattaaGTATATTTAGTTAAACAATGAGCCAATGTGTTCTTAAATACATTGTCAAGTACATGGTACTTGAGGTAACTGTTTATATGAATAACATTGCAACAAGTGTAGGTCCACCtagaatgttcttttttttaaggtgAGGATCAACACTTgcaaatattataaattatcAAGAATTAAGTTGAAAAACATTGTTTGAaaatgggtgtgtgtttggggttgTCCTGAGACATGTTTTGGAGTTCCATTGTACCTTTCTAATCTCTGCGGAATATGGGAGTAATTAAAGATTCAGTATATGACACAAATGTCATAAAATCAGCAATCATTTATAGCCGACTTCAGTTCATCAAATTCATCATCATCAGGAGAGGCGTGTTGGGAGATGAGAATGAGGGTTTGGGTGTTGGATGTAAAACAGCCTTTTGTACTGAATGTAAGCTGTtgataatacaataaaaattatataaaagaataaatacataatgGCACAAACTTGTCTAATTGAAGCTAGATGTGTATGCAGATCTTTTATAATCTCCATAAAAATGCATAGAATGAATTTGGTTGAGTGGGAGCTGCTGAACATGAACCTAGAATGTGCGAGTGTAGAAGTACATTTTTGGGTGCCCTCAAcagtcaaaataaaagccaaaatgCACTGCAGGACTCACCTCCTTAGATCCTCTGGTAAAGTCAATCCACTTGATTTGAACATGGTCAGAGAAAATCTCATGAAAGTCCTCTCGAGATATCTGACCCAGTTCACCTGAAAATTTCAGCAAACAGCCTCTCTGCTCATCCAGAGACTTctgaaaaagtaaaatataaaaacagaatttTTTACACAATGAGGAgcatatgaaaaaatataatttttttttaaactatcaGGATTTTTATACTCACCAATTCTTCCTCTTCAACCTGTATTTGCCTTTCTTCTTTTTCACTAAAATACAAATTTTCATCATTCCATGGTTGCACATTTGCTACAATTAAATCTGCAAATAAACAAGCAGCAGGATTGCAGCTACATAACAGGCCACTCAAAATATCTAGAAACATCTGACATAGTCAAAGAAGAAGCAGTAATTACAAACCCATTAATTGAATTTCTCACCTTCTGGCTTTGGCCTTTGCATCTGCTCGAATCTGTTTCCTCTCCTCAGCCTTCTTAGCAAAGTAGTCATTTCTATATAAAATGCATTAGATTAAAATATTGggaggggaaaacaaacaaacaaacaaaaaaaaacagtaaaagtaCAATTAACCTGTAGCATTATTGCTTTGACTGTGATGGTTTCTAAAAATGCTGTCTTTTGTATAACAATGCTTGAATTCCAAGGTTAAAGGTTAATCTGAGAATTGTTTTAGCATTATGTTTGCTGTTTCTGGTTAGCAAGTTGGCTAGCAAAACTGCATTAAAAATTTACAGTGCTTTGTATGTGACCATACTTTACACAGTCTCTACAGTTAATTGGAGTTCACTAAACTGTTTTTCAGTAAAAATCCCACAGGGAAAATGGTTTTGGATATTCATCTGGTCCATGGCACAATAAGAAATTGGTCAGCTTTAAATTTATCCTCATGTAGGGGCTGAAACAAAAATCTACCAGCACACCAACAGTCAAAATATTGAATGTACAGTGACATTTATTTGTCTGAACAGCTTTATAAAAAGATTGGATAGATTTTTATGGAGACTGTTCAAATGGAAATCTATAACCAATGACTTGGGATCTCACTACACAAATTCGAGGTCACTGCTGAACAGATGGAAATAGAGTGAACTCACAACCTCTATTAGAAGGATTCGGTGCCATTCAAATTTTTTCTAGCTCTTAAGATCAACCCACTAAAACAAAATCTACAAACTAGTGCCCACCAGCTCAGACTTGGAGAGTCTaaattttccactgcatgggtccaGCTCTAATCGACTCGACACAGCTCGGCATGCGTGAAGCTTGTCATAATTTTCTCTGGCGGGGCTCCCCGAGAAATTGATCAAGTGACATCgcaaaaccccgtctctaacaggaatcgctggcttttcAACAACTACACTAAAACGGCAGAGGAAAAATTAGGTGCCGTTCATGTTCGGCTTCTGCTGTGTCcccgataaaaataaatgtgaaagctgttgtaatttaagagattttacaagcagccgGTTTCTGTGCAGGACTTGAAAGAGCTCTGcgttttgtggtgattgacatggctctggccaatcagcactctgcagggtttacacctttccatttagtacctactcagcacgGTTGGAACTCCGggggagctgggactgaaaaccttcCAGGGACTAGGTActagatttggccagtggaaaagcaagagAGTCGTGTCGAGTCTGGAGTATGGTCGTGTATGTTCTATGAAGTGGAAAATCGTCATAAGAATCGGGGCTAAAGTTACAATTTATGCAAAAAAGTATGTGCAGATTTTCCATATCAATAGATTAAGCCCAAGTCAAGACttaaaaagtgatttttcaATAGCACTGCAATCAGGTCCAAACTGATGCCTAAACTAGGAGATGGTCACTGGTAGTTACATACTTTATCAGAACAATCATGTTGTTTCCTTTGAACTGCTTGACGTCATCTCTTGCGACAAAGACCTTGGCTGCATCTTCTGACTCAAGAACTGCAAAGATGGAGCCCTGTCAAGAAAAATGAGGAAAACAGAACCTTAAAATCTGGCTCACTCAGTAGCAGTGGTGTTACAGATCACATCATGGTTTGAATCAGATCATGGTTTTTGAGTAACAGTTACACCTTTTTTCGAATAACCTCAATATTTCAAGACATTTGTGAGTTTAGCGCTtggtttgggttaaaagagaggggtagaaagctgaaaacagacaatgGCACTGTGTTTTAAGCCTCAGTCCTCTGGAAAATCACAATCACACCGTTAACACAatgtctttatatatatatattttttttccattacaaagAGGACTCAAATacacattgagtattttacttaaccgtcaactcaacgtctttttttcggagttaaaaatattttgttgcatgcagaaatgttatttcattttctctgcagtcgttcattgatttcataaatgtaacacagtatagtttgtttatacatagcacaaaggcaaaaaaaaaactgttatgcgcagtgttatttcatttaaaatttcaaaagggttttgtggctcccagtgttttctttactgtgtgaaatgggtccaaatggctctttgagtggtaaaagttgccgacccctggtttAGGTGAAGTTGTTTAGGAATATGGATTGGTAAAGTTTGGTAGGTTGCAGAAAAAGTAAAAGCTACAAGTCATAGTGAAGTCAAGGCAGGAACAGAAACAGATAAACTCATTCAGGAGTTAAGGTCCCATAGACAGCAGTGGAGGCAAGCAGGGGAACAGGAAAGAGAGGGTAATAACTTACTACAAAAGAGCTGAAGGGTAGGTTGGCAGTGTAAGCGATAGGAGGAAAAAGAAGGAATTTTTTTACGAGGGGAGCTTTCTTTAGAAAACCTTTTCATTTTGTGAAAACCTTATTTGATAAGGAGGAGTCTGAGTTTAAACGTTAAAAAGGAAGAAATAGAGGAGCATTTTAGTAGTGTGCTGAAGATCAGGCAAAAGAGCTGGAGCTGCCACAAGACATCCCACcagtgggtgtaatagagtgccAAACGGACCTTTGGCCATCAAAATGTAGTGAGGTTCAAGATGTAGTGTGTAATGCAAAAGTAAGTTCAGCTCCAGGGCCTAATGGTGTGCACAAAAACGCACCTGAAATCACACCGTTTTTGTGCATCATAATTGTGATAGTTTGGAAGAAAGGGATAATTCCAAAAAGAGTGGAGAGAGGGTGTATCCTTATCTCAAAGGATAAGGATGCTGTGGGTATATAACAGGCAGGGGTTTCTGGCTCTGCTGGTTGTTTGGAACATAGCAGCATGATCTGGCACCAGATTCAGTCAGCAAACAAAGAGGGTAGGTATCTACATGATGTTTTCTTAGACATAGCTAATGCATTTGGTTCAGTGCCTCATAACCTTATGTGGAAAGCCTTTGAATTCTTCCAGGTACCAGATAAGATTACaaagtttattttaatgatttttgttttgttttaatacagTCATGGCGATGGACATGGGTATAATGGCTGGATGCACCATTTCACCACTAACGTCTACAATGGCAATGGAGGTCATAATTAGGGTGTCTAAGTGGGTTGTAGGCAGGGAGATGTTGCATGAAGGTTCTCGTCTCCTTCCACTTAGGGATAACATGGATGATATTATGACCCTGACCACTACTTGCCACTTGCACATGGCGGCTGCTGGGGAAGTTAAATGAAAACCTTAGGTGGGCTAGGCTGAAAATTAAACCAAGCAAGTCTAGAAatttatcaataattaaagGAAAACTTATGCTGGAAAATGTTGTATTGGAAGGAGAGCAGATCCCATCTGTACTGAAGAGACCAGTGAAGAGATTAGGTAGATGGCAgagtgcagcactaaatgatacaGAGCAAGTTGTGGACCATAAGGCAGAGCTGATGAGGGctattaatagcattgatagaCCATGTTTGCCAGGAAAGCTGAAACTgaggtgtctgcagtttggcctACTGCCTTGCATTAGATGGCCGCTGACAGTTTATGATTATCCAATCACAGAAGTGAAGAGGATGGAAAGGCTCTAATGAAGTAGGTTAGGACACTGGTAAAAGCATCAGtgccagtttaaaaaaaaaagaaaaaaaaaaagcaggaagGATTGAAAGCCACGAGTGGCAGTACATGTAGCCAGCTCATTAGAGCTAAAGACTGTGATAGACTAAGTGCAAAGTAGAAAAGTAGAAaagcaggccttgggtcaggtgatatGTGGAAAGGCaacatttattattacttattatttgtaatgtaattgtacaacatacaacgaaatgtgtctgctgcatttaacccatctgtggcagtgaacacacaaacacattagtgcactaggggccGTGAACATAAACTCAGAGCGGCCAGGGGTTGTGGGCTCGGTGCCTTCCTCAAGGGgaacctcagctgtggattaaGGGAGGAGGGCAGTGtcgttccttcactcccacagcCCCCAATTTTGCTGCCGGTTGTGGGAATCAAACTaacaacctttcagtcctaagtcCTCTTTTCTAACCATTTGGCCAAAGCTAATGTAGTAGTAGAAatagtaataaagtgattaggttTGTGTTTGCGGGGGAAAATAGTCAGGAGCGTGTGCAGGCTTTAAATATTGGCAAATGGGGTGAAGCGTGTGACTGGAAATTGACAGCAGAAGTAAGTAAATAAGAAAGTAAAATAAAGGTGCCAGAGTGCATTGCGTTAattacactgaggccagacattgtgttgtattttgaaagtaaaatgagtagtttatttcatagagctTACAATTACATTCGAGGACGCAGTACATGAAGCTACTGAAAGGAAAAAGCTGAAGTATGCTGACTGAGCAGCTGAGGTGAAAGAAcatgggtggcaggcacatgtgaAGTTTGGCATTAGCCGAAAACTAAGGGAAGCTGTGAAGGAGTAAgtagctgaaaggtctagtcagtggttctggaaacagagaacacagtaGTTGGGGAAACATACTGTAAGTGTGTCACAGGTACGAAGAGGACGAGACAGGTGAGTCGAgtgctgtgttgtgttattgCAGCTGCCAGTGATATATTacataaagttcacatggaactggtggctctgagcatgcattaacagtgccagtggggctaggtacagccctAGTCACCAGAGAGGCCAGTGGAGGATTTTCAATTGTTGATGGATGGTAGGGttgtaaagctagcttggaaggggaggggggggtctTGGACAGCAGACTGTTGAGCCTTTGAGTTGTCATGGACTttaaatggccaaagattacAGGAACGTTGTGGCTGCATGtaagaagagagtggggtgggccctattgTTATTATCCAATATAACATATATTGGGTTTAAAAATAACATAGCAAAAGGACCAAGAACCCACTGTACTAAAACATTTTGAAGAAGCATTTCTCTCATTAttagaaatttcactgtcattattataaattaaatgatTACATTCACCTACTAAATGACTAAAAGACATTTGTTAAGAGAAAAACGTtcaatttaaaaattatgaatatTGCTTTCCCAATTTCATAAGCAGCTGCTAAgagttacattttttaaaatgacaatttgttcattgtttcacagttttatttttctttaaacattcTGAGATGACTTTCCTAATATCAAGCATTCACTTTGGTGGGGATAATTTGCTAATCATATATTGCAATATGTCATACTACAATATTTAGTAAGGCAGTTCCAAATACTATTTTTAAGCCCAATTTAAACTACTGTGTTGAATCTACGCTGTAGGCAACGCGTCAACGCGAACACTATGCCGTAACCTATGGCGTAGCCTGACACACACCTTTCCAGAAATGAAACTATGGGTTGCGTTGACGCAGAACGCAATGAATGTGACTGATCAGAAGTTGGATGGGCATTCTTTAAGTTGAACCAAAGAACTACTGAAACATGGACTTCTCCAGACTACAGAGACTGCAACAAGAAAAGGCGAGAGATTTCCTGAGACATGGCATAGATATCACGGACAAATAAAAAGGTTGAACAAAGCAAAAATACGGATGTCTCCAAAGGAACATCTTTTCTGGTACCTCGTGTAAACTATGCTCCATCACAAACAATGAtttactccctaaatagtgcaatTTATTacaagatttataaaagtaCTACTAATATACCACTACATCATGCAACACAAAGTGTAGAGGAAGACGTTTGAGATTCAGCTTTACTGTTGTAATTACAGAGCGACGCAGATACCTACGCAGAAGAATAAACGCTCACAGCGGTATAGGGCTCTTGTGTAGCCTATGGCGTAGGCTCTATGCTGagacaacacattttttaaatcggTCTTTAGGGCTTCATAGATTCAGAAAAATATTCAGGGTGTGAGTGTTTATAATGTAGTGATGCATGATATATCTTCAACCGATATATTATTTGCtgatatgtggattttttttttttttaatcattctgATATTGAACTGTTAGCCAAAATTACAACCAATAACTTATGAGCATATGCACTGATGCCTGTAACTACACATCTGTGTCTGCTGTGTGGGCGTTTATGCAGAGAACCGGCTCTGGGATTAAAGTTCTCCTTTGCCACAAAGGATTTTGGTTTTATTCCTGGTTTGAGGATAAAAACTTATCTGATGAGTCAGCGTCTCAGATAGCAGGGTAaacaacacacacgcacacagagcaGGTTAAACGACAGAAAAATACCTAACATAACTTCTTATATAAAAGCATGTGAAAACTGATGTCTAGTCATTCAGCATTTATTACTGAAACGTGATGAAAAAttattacacattcactcaaacacactctcccATATCCTAGCTCTCAAAAAACATGTTGAACTAATTAGCGCTCttctagaaaccattcatgcgAAACCATCTGTAAGTTATTGATCTAGTATAAATGAATTACACCTAATAAACTTGAAAATAATGTACAGAAACGTACAATTACCAAAGAAAATTGTCCTATGACAACCCATCACAAGAAATTTTAATCCAAAGTGAATTTGCAAAGACAAAAATCATCAGTGTCAGCTACACCAAGGTGCAACTTATTGGTTATCGTATCTGCCCCAAATAATTCagtatcggtgcatccctattATATTACTGTCATTCAGAAAATCTGTGTCCAATGCAGGCTTTAAAAGCCCATTCTCTTCTTTCGCTACATTGCTAACTAGCACAATAAGGGGACAGTGTATGCACGAGTTAACTGGAGCTTTGTGGAGGTGGTATAATTTCAGGTAAAAGCTGACAAAATAAACCATTGCTTTGCCACACACTTGTAAGTTTTGCATTTTAGGCTGTTTAAGACCTCATTTGTACAAGGATATTTTTGTTGACGAGCCTGAATATCATCATAGAAAACATATCTTCCAAAAGAGTAAGTTTACAGgaaaatttacataattttcaAAGGACGCCAATGTATAAAGTAGGGTTGGgcgatatattaaaatatatcgaGATAGAACAGAGTGAGATATGGAATGAGCCTATATCCCTTATATCGATATTTCAAGTTTTTAAAAGTCTAAACTTTGTACAGGGCCATTCTGTGCACTGCTTgtctgcttttctctctctctctctgtgtgtgtgtgtgtgtgtgtgtgtgtgtgtgtgtgtgtgtgtgaaaaagaaaCAGCGTTTCGGTTATATGTAAATGGTTCGGATTTTAACGTGGTATTACTAAAACTCCCCTTCTCAACAGTAGAGAAAAAGGGCTCCAAAAGGTTGATTAAAACTCCTGACCCACGATAACAATTGTCCAGTCGCAATTTCTTTGCACAGGAAACTGACTTTTTAAAGAACAAATCAACTTTTTGCTATTTTTGCTCtgtatgtgttttgtttacagtttaaCAGCACAGCTATGAGTCTTTAGTTATGCAGGGAAATAATGTGTGATGTACATCTACAGCTCAATGTTAATAAAAGTTCCTGTGTGACATTTGGGACAAGTGGCTTTGACTCATTGGTGCCTTTTTGTTATTATCTCATGACAAGAAAAATATTGAGATATATATCGTATAACGCCACTCAGCTAATAAATACCTAGATATAATTTTTGGTCCATATCTCCCAGTTcttgtataaatattttattccaaataatttggGATATTTGTACTGGTCCATTTATCACAATGTGTGATAATTTCAAATGGgatttaaaaatcaacaaaaatgggagatacatgttttaattggacagtgacaatcaTTTACTTCACTGACTATGCATCACAAAGATTTAGAAACTTTCAACAGGAAAATGCATATATGCATTTAtaacatatacatttatttctatGATTAAGTGTTTCCCACATGATTTTACATTACAAcactgattttatatatatatatatatatatatatatatatatatatatatatatatatttattctctggaataattatgtttaatgtggaataaagtgccagtccttcacagggcatcacacgcacacacattcagtctaacacacacacccctatggccACTTATtaatagccagtccacctaccatcaTGTGTTGTGGACTATAATAGGAAATCTCAGCACATGGAGAAAACTCAAAGTGAACCAATGTGggttcgaacccacaatctctgGACCCTGGAActatgtgacagcaacactacttgTGGCGCTACCAGGCTGCCCAGTTAACATAAGAAAACAAGTGGAAAAAGCAATAGTAACACAAAAAGTCTTACTTTGAATGTCTTCTGTGGACCTTTCCTCATTTGAATATTCTCCACAGATCCTTTATCAGCGAGCCAGTCTTTAATCTCATCCAGTGTTGTGCTCAATGGAAATCCTTTCTGTGGGAAATAAGTCTTCATTAACATCAAATACAAACTACATAACAGTGTGTAAAGAGTTgatcacacaaaaacacatcaaGTCACATGATATGCAGTAGTGAAAGAGAACGAACCATTCTTATGGTACCATCTGAAAGTCTATGgtatccttttttatttttaattggtcTTCAAACTTCCATAATTAGGGtaacaaatattcaaataatcaCAGCATCCATAACAaggatttaaaaacattttttaaaattacattaagcaCTGGTTACAACAGGCAggggagaaaaataaataacgaAAATGTGCAACAAGATTAAGAGATAATTAGACACCTCTGGCACAGAGCGACTCATGTGCCATcttatatcaaatcaaatcaaatttatttatatagcgcttttcacaactgatgttgtcacaaagcagcttcacagaattccagtaagacaaagatttgacatgaaatgtaaaaacaaatgtaaaaccctcaagtgagcaagccaggggcgacagtggcaaggaaaaactcccccagctgaggaagaaaccttgggaggaaccaaggctcacaaggggtgacccatcctcctctggtcaatctactggtgatgatagttagtagtccatgagaacttcagtgaaGGGACAGCTATATTTCCTTTTGTCTTTAGTGTCTATTATAAATTTCAAAAGTGAGCTTCGAGTGTTTGAAGATTTGAGATCTGAGTCAACCACACATTCCAAGATGGGACCATCCAATGACATTCAGAACAATACCATATCAAAATTTGGGATTGAGCTTTGCATGAGTTTAAACTTTTGCATCAGCTTGAAATATAAAACTTTGTTCCATTTAGATATCATATCCTCATTGTCAAAATTCATGACACTCACCATGTATACAGACTTATGTTTCAGTGCATCCCTGTATTCTTCATTGTGCTCTGGGAGAGGTTTGCTTGGCAACCGCCTGATTTTGGTTTGGTCTTCGCTGATCTCAAGAAGTCCTGTTTTGGATTTCTGTAGTGACTTAACAACAACTGCAGCATCCAAGGTTAAACTTTTAAGCCTATAATGAAAAACTTGTGTGAGAAGGGCACAAAACCAGAATCTCACAAGTCAGCACTTTCACTATAAATCAAAGATGAGGTAAAACTAGGTTGGCAAGCAAAAAGTTCAGTGATCCTACATGACCTTATTTACCTGTTAAACTTCAGCATTGTCTCTAGTGTAACCCAGCCATCATCCAGCTGCATCTGCTCTTTCAAGAATTTGTCTCGAGGGAGATTGTGGTCTCCAA from Hoplias malabaricus isolate fHopMal1 chromosome 3, fHopMal1.hap1, whole genome shotgun sequence carries:
- the ssb gene encoding lupus La protein; this translates as MAEEQEVSPLEKKVADQIEYYFGDHNLPRDKFLKEQMQLDDGWVTLETMLKFNRLKSLTLDAAVVVKSLQKSKTGLLEISEDQTKIRRLPSKPLPEHNEEYRDALKHKSVYMKGFPLSTTLDEIKDWLADKGSVENIQMRKGPQKTFKGSIFAVLESEDAAKVFVARDDVKQFKGNNMIVLIKNDYFAKKAEERKQIRADAKAKARSEKEERQIQVEEEELKSLDEQRGCLLKFSGELGQISREDFHEIFSDHVQIKWIDFTRGSKEGTILFCSNAKESLQKAQDAAGGELKVKEKAVQWEVLEGDEEMEMLKKIIESQQESMNKRKGGKGGHKGRGRGRGSRKDRGGRDQVQFKGKKTKFDSDNEDDAGNEGGSAEPTCPKKRSLESNGTDAEAPASKHAKEENGS